TtctcatttgtttcttttatttattgatttattattcTTGTGgttgtggatatatatatatatatatgatcctTCTTCCACCCTTAGCCTCAGCCtcaatctatttatatatattatctacaCTCATTAAACAATCCTCCTCTATACCATAGCCATAGGAAGGAGGAGTCTGGAGTCAACAATCATGCACGCTCTTTATTTAGTCTTTcaatttcattaatttaatcatttaaatgCATTCATTGGTTTTCTGATAATATATTCGTAATTTCAGCTGTAAATTCATTGATTCAATCACATGaatttacataataataataataataataataaagtttcCTTTCCTAATTCCTACATAATATGGAAGAGCTAACAAAAAAGGGGtgcaagaaatagaaagagaaaggacAAGCTAGGGACAGGACATGGACATGGACATGGACATCCCTTCTGGCCTCCACTCCCACTGCCTGCGCCTGCGGTGCCCACCTTCTAATTTTTGCACTTTTCAGTTTCCAGATACCATCCCCACCCACCCAACCAACccaaggaaaaaaacaaaaggcaaaTTAACCACAAAAACAAAACCCACTCTCGGCAAGGACTGTGACTgcttagattagattagattagattagatgaGATGAGAGCGGTTGAAAATGAAATAAGCCCAAACCTCAGGGGTGTacctgaaataattaaaaatgaaggaaaaaagcTAGCTAGCCAGTAGCCAGGCGTTGTTTCCATTTTGTTCTATAAATCATCACTCTGCTCACTTTACTCTTCCTTCATTACAGAGAGATCACTATTGTCGAAATCGCAGGGTttgcacacacgcacacacacagagcgagagagagagagagagagagtcaatgGAGGGGAAAGAGGAGGATGTGAGGCTGGGAGCCAACAAGTTCGCCGAGAGGCAGCCTCTGGGAACGTCGGCCCAGACGAAGGACTACCAGGAGCCACCGCCGGCGCCTCTGTTCGAGCCCGGCGAGCTCCAGTCATGGTCCTTCTGGAGGGCGGGGATCGCCGAGTTCATGGCCACTTTCCTCTTCCTCTACATCACTGTTTTGACCGTGATGGGCGTCGTCAGGTCTCCTACCAAGTGTGGCACTGTGGGGATTCAGGGCATCGCTTGGGCTTTTGGCGGCATGATCTTTGCCCTGGTTTACTGCACTGCTGGGATTTCAGGTATCATTTGCATGCTTTGATCCGCCATGTAATAGCTTATGGTCTCTGTCTATTGTTGGGATAGCACCCATCGCATacataaatcaagaaaaatacaacacgtaatttttttaatgtgcTTCGATTTGAATGAACTCGCAATGGTATGATGAATTCACTAAATTTGTAGTTTTGCGTGAAAAACTACAAATTTATACTATTGCACAATTTGCGAACAGACTTAACTGGAAATTATCAAAATTCTCACAGCTCCAGTTGGCCGGGGTCACTCACGTCCTGAGGACTATTTGAATTTGAGGGCTTATTTCTTCATCATATGCTGCTACTGGAATATGCTACTAGAATCACTTAAAGAAGCTAAGAAATTATGGTTTTGGGCGGGGGTGAATCCCCAAGGATTGAAATAGTttattccttttctttccttttctttttccatgtgCTGATGATTCACAATTTCATGGGTTCGGTAAGGTGGGCACATAAACCCTGCGGTGACATTTGGGCTGTTCCTGGCTAGGAAGTTGTCCCTGACCAGGGCAATCTATTACATGGTGATGCAATGCCTTGGAGCAATCTGTGGGGCTGGTGTTGTTAAGGGCTTCCAGAGAAAACCGTATGAGGCGTTGGGTGGTGGTGCCAACATTGTAAACCCTGGCTATACCAAGGGCGATGGCCTTGGAGCTGAGATTGTTGGTACTTTTGTGCTTGTCTACACTGTTTTCTCTGCTACTGATGCCAAAAGAAGTGCTAGGGACTCTCATGTTCCTGTGAGTATTTTCTTTCCCTTGCTCTGATTATCTTTTCTCTGgtgttaattctaatttttactTGCTGCTTATTGAATTGTGATTGAATTCCGCATGTCTGATTGAAATGGTGATTTTCCTATCCTAGTTGTATCAgctactttaaatttttgtgagaTCGGAAATTTGATGGAATAAATGATGGTTGGAGTCTTATAGCTTGTTTGGAAATATGTGAGACTTCGGATTTAGAATTCTGATTCCTAAGTTTTATGTAATTCTTGTCTTTGGAGTAATAAAAGTCTAAGAATCGGTATTCTATTTGCCTTTAAGCTTTGGAATTAGAATTCCGATCAAACATAAAGTTTGgcctctcatttcttctctagtTTCAAAAGAAGCTGGTTCCCTAggttttattatttcaaaaagcCCTCATCTCATACTAGGTgtggtttattttcttttagttcGGTTGTAAGATCAATATATTTGTAATCAAGTTATCATGTCAAGCTTTGAATTCCTGGAGTTTTTAACATGTCAAAACCCGTGAAACATCTCATGGTTTACGAGTACTTAAGTTGAAGACTGTAAGAAGAATAACAAATACATGAGTAATATTTTGTACTTCTGAGTATATTTGTTCTTTTCAAACCAGTTCATCCCTTAGTTACTGAAAGGCATGGCTAATGTCCCACCGTTTTCTTATATTTCTATGTACTTTGTTAATTCATATCGATGAATTTATTTCCTTAGGCTTTAGAAAAGTGAGATTAATTAGCAGAAAATGATTTTGGATAATCTCATTCCTGGTTATGAAAATTTCTTATATGGGGAAACAACAATGTCCAAGGTCCTTGAATAAATAGGGAAAAGGACCTTTTTGGATCCCGTCTTGTGCTTCTTTTTCAATTAGGTTGTGATTTCATGGGCAATTATATTGAGAAGAAAATCTAACAGTCCAAGACCTGTTTTGATATAAGGGATCAACCAGTTTCAAACCAGAATTACTCTGAAGTGAATGCTAGCCATTAACTGGCtgctctttatttttgttgttcaaATGCAATCTAATAATGGAAAACACTTGGTTGTCTAACATCTTCAAATGTTGGTTGGATATTGCAGATTTTGGCTCCTCTCCCTATTGGATTTGCAGTGTTCTTGGTTCACCTGGCAACAATCCCCATCACTGGAACTGGCATCAACCCAGCCCGGAGCCTTGGGGCCGCCATCATCTACAACAAGGATCATGCCTGGGATGACCATGTGAGTAATCTAGTTTATAGTTAAACAAACATTGCCTATAACAATGGGTTTACATGCATGCGTGTTAATAATATCCATCGAACTTGTTTTCTGTTTGTAACTACTCTCAGTGGATTTTCTGGGTTGGACCCTTCATTGGAGCGGCGCTGGCTGCACTATACCATCAGATAGTGATCAGAGCGATTCCGTTCAAGAGCAGATCATAAGAGATCTTCTGCTTCTCTCAGTCATCATCTTTTCAGCTGGAATGTGTTTgccttttgttgttgttgttgttgttgtcttcTTTTTCTATATCTATAGTGAGGCTGGAACtgagctgctgctgctgctgcttgtGTATAAAATGACCGCCGGTTGTAATCTGCAACCGAGTGTAAGATTGTTCCTGTGCAATGTATTATTGTTCTTCTTGCTGTATCAAATCCCCAAGTTCGtgaattcttcttctcttcattgtGGGGCTTtgcatgtcttttttttttttggttttagattttcattttagttttgaatgtgaGTCTGGGGTTGCtctttgtaattaaaaaaattacttcacTGGTTTGAATTATGGAAATGATATGATCTCTTTTGCAAATGTCTGATGACGTTGAGGTTAATCACAGTTTGAAGGTTTACGACGACAGTGTTGCCTCGTCGTGAggttattttgtattttttggattgaGTTTTGtgatgaggatgaagatgagAATGAATATGACTTGTCTATCTTGTGGAGGATTAGTTAATTA
This window of the Diospyros lotus cultivar Yz01 chromosome 5, ASM1463336v1, whole genome shotgun sequence genome carries:
- the LOC127801916 gene encoding aquaporin PIP1-2-like, translated to MEGKEEDVRLGANKFAERQPLGTSAQTKDYQEPPPAPLFEPGELQSWSFWRAGIAEFMATFLFLYITVLTVMGVVRSPTKCGTVGIQGIAWAFGGMIFALVYCTAGISGGHINPAVTFGLFLARKLSLTRAIYYMVMQCLGAICGAGVVKGFQRKPYEALGGGANIVNPGYTKGDGLGAEIVGTFVLVYTVFSATDAKRSARDSHVPILAPLPIGFAVFLVHLATIPITGTGINPARSLGAAIIYNKDHAWDDHWIFWVGPFIGAALAALYHQIVIRAIPFKSRS